Below is a window of Nocardioides sp. S-1144 DNA.
GGCGGCGTCCTCCCGACGTCGCTGCACGGGGCCTCGCCGGTGATGTCCGGCGGCGACGTCGACGCCCTCACCATCCCCGGCTCGAACGGCGACGGTCGCAAGAAGGCCTCGCTCCGCACCCTGTGGAAGGGCGAGGCGACCCCGCTGGGGCGCAGCATGCGCTCGGTGTTCGACGCCGTCGCGGACGCCGGCCCGATCCGCGCCGCGGCCGACCACGGCGACGCCTACCCCGCGACCGACCTCGGGCGCGCGCTGTCGACGGCGGCCCGGATCGTCCGCGGCGACGTGGGGGTCGAGGTGATCACCGTCGACCAGGGCGACTGGGACATGCACGTCGGCACCGGCGGCTCCGACGACGGGTGGCTGGCGCGCAACGCCCGCGACCTGGCGGCGTCGATGGCGGCGTTCCTCGGCGACCTCGGCGACCAGGCCGGCAAGGTCACGCTGGTCACGATCAGCGAGTTCGGGCGCCGCGTCGTCGAGAACGACAGCGGCGGCACCGACCACGGTCACGGCAACGTGATGCTCCTCGCCGGTGCCGGTGTCCGCGGCGGCTACCACGGCCGGTGGCCGGGGCTGTCGACCGGCTACGAGGCCGACCTGCGGGTCACCACCGACCACCGGCAGGTGCTGGCCGAGATCGGCGCGGCCCGCTTCGGGGCCTCGCCGGCGACGGTGTTCCCGGGCCTGCGCCACGCACCCCTGGGCGTGGTCGGCAGCGGCTGAGCCGGCCCACCCAGCGCCCGGAGGAGCGGGCCGGGAACCGCCGGTCCGGTGTGACCTCTTTCACATTCGGCCCGGTTCGTCCAGACTCGGCGCACCACCGGCTGACTGCACGAGCAAGGGGCGCGGATGAGCACTGGCCAGGGAAGCACCGGCGTACGGGGCCCGACGCGGGCCCGGATCGCAGCCAGGACGCTCCGCACGGACCGGTGGTGGCAGGCGCCGCTGGCGACGTTCGTCGTGTTCTCCGCCTTCGTCGTCTACGCGACGGTGCGGGCCTTCACGGGCGCCGACTACTACGCGAAGCCCTACCTCTCGCCGTTCTACTCGCCGTGCCTGGGCGACTGCGTCGAGGGCGCCTCGGACTTCGGCCAGCCGTTCGGCTGGTTCCCGCTGTCGGCGGCGCTGATCATCCTGGTCTTCCCGCTCGGGTTCCGGATGACCTGCTACTACTACCGCAAGTCCTACTACCGGGCCTTCTGGCTCTCCCCGCCGGCGTGCGGGGTCGCCGAGCCGCACGCGGCCTACAGCGGGGAGTCGCGCTTCCCGCTGGTGCTGCAGAACGCGCACCGCTACTTCTGGTACGCCGCGGTCGTCGTCGGCCTGGTCCTCACCTTCGACGTCGTCCTGGCGTTCCGTCCCATGCCGGGCGAGTACGCCGTCGGCGACGGCGAGACCAGCGGCGTCCACATGGGCCTCGGCACGCTGCTGATGATCGTCAACATCGTGCTGATCTGGCTCTACACGCTCTCGTGCCACTCGTGCCGGCACGCCGTGGGTGGGCGGCTGCGGCACTTCTCCCGGCACCCGGTCCGCTACCGGCTCTGGACGTGGGTGTCGCGGCTCAACGCCCACCACGGCCGGTTCGCCTGGTACTCCCTGTTCTCGGTGGCGCTGGTCGACCTCTACGTCCTCCTCCTCGCCACCGGCACGATCCAGGACCTGAGGTTCTTCTGACATGGACGAGTCGAGCACCCGGCACCCGATGACCGGCAACGAGATGTCCGGCGCCGCCGAGGGCGGCACGGAGCGGCACACCTACGACGTCGTCGTGGTCGGCGCCGGTGGTGCCGGCCTGCGGGCCGCGATCGCCGCGCACGAGGCGGGCGCGCGCACCGCCGTCGTCTGCAAGTCGCTGCTCGGCAAGGCGCACACGGTGATGGCCGAGGGCGGGATCGCCGCGGCGATGGGCAACCGGTGGCCCGAGGACGGCTGGGAGGTGCACTTCCGCGACACCATGCGCGGCGGGAAGATGCTCAACCACTGGCGGATGGCCCAGCTGCACGCGCAGGAGGCGCCCGAGCGGGTGATGGAGCTCGAGGACTGGGGCGCGCTGTTCGACCGCACCGAGGACGGGCTGATCTCGCAGCGCGACTTCGGGGGTCACAAGTACGCGCGCCTGGCCCACGTGGGAGACCGCACCGGGCTGGAGATGATCCGGACGCTGCAGCAGCGCACGGTCGCGCTCGGCATCGACGTCTTCATGGAGTGCACCGTCACCGACGTCTTCAAGCAGGACGGCGTCGTGTCGGGGGCGCTGGCCTACTGGCGCGAGACCGGCCGGTTCGTCGTGTTCGACACCCCGACGGTCGTGCTGGCCACCGGCGGCATCGGCAAGTCGTTCAAGGTCACCTCGAACTCGTGGGAGTACACCGGCGACGGCCACGCCCTGGCCATGCGCACCGGGGCGTCGCTGATCAACATGGAGTTCGTGCAGTTCCACCCGACCGGCATGGTGTGGCCGCCGTCGGTCAAGGGGCTCCTGGTCACGGAGTCGGTGCGCGGCGACGGCGGCATCCTGCGGAACTCCGAGGGCGAGCGGTTCATGTTCGACTACATCCCCGAGTACTTCCGGGCCGAGACGGCCGACACCGTCGAGGAGGCCGACGCCTGGTACGAGGACAAGAAGAGCAACCGCCGACCTCCCGAGCTGCTGCCGCGCGACGAGGTGGCGCGAGCCATCAACTCCGAGATCAAGGCCGGGCGGGGCACGCCGCACGGGGGCATCTACCTCGACATCGCCTCGCGCCGGAGCCCGGAGTTCATCCGCAAGCGGCTGCCCTCGATGTACCACCAGTTCAAGGAGCTCGCCGACGTCGACATCACCCGGGAGCCGATGGAGATCGGCCCGACCTGCCACTACGTGATGGGCGGGGTCGAGGTCGACCCCGACACCCAGGAGAGCGCGGTCACCGGCCTGTACGCCGTGGGGGAGTGCTCCGGCGGGATGCACGGCTCCAACCGGCTCGGCGGCAACTCCCTCGGCGACCTCCTCGTCTTCGGCAAGCGGGCCGGCGAGTCGGCCTCGGCCCACGCCGCCGGGCTGGGCGCGCGGCGTCCGCAGGTCGACGAGGACCACGTCCGCGCGGCCCGGGCCAGCGCGCTGGCGCCGTTCGAGGTGGAGGGCGGCGAGAACCCGTACTCGATCCAGGCCGACCTCCAGCAGTCGATGAACGACCTGGTCGGGATCATCCGCACCGGCCCGGAGCTGCAGGAGGCGCTGCGCGCGATCGAGGCCCTCAAGGTGCGGGCGGCGTCGATGAAGGTGGAGGGCCACCGCCAGTACAACCCGGGCTGGCACCTCGCCCTCGACCTGCGCAACATGCTGGTCGTCAGCGAGGCGGTCGCGCGGGCGGCGCTGGCCCGCGAGGAGTCCCGCGGTGGTCACACCCGCGACGACTTCCCCGGCCCCGACCCGGCGTGGGGCACCAGGAACCTCGTCGTGCGCCTCGACGCCGCCGGCACCGGCGTCGAGCTGCACGAGCAACCGCTGCCGGTGATGCCGGACGAGCTCCAGCAGTACTTCGAGAGCAAGTGAGGGAGCGACCATGGGCTACGAGCTGAAGCTGCGGGTGTGGCGCGGCGACCAGGACGGCGGCGACCTCGGCGACTACGCCGTCGAGGTGTCCGAGGGCGAGGTCGTCCTCGACGCCCTGCACCGGCTGCAGGCCACCCAGGCCGGCGACCTCGCGATCAGGTGGAACTGCAAGGCCGGCAAGTGCGGCTCGTGCAGCGCGGAGATCAACGGCCGGCCCCGGCTGCTGTGCATGACCCGGCTCTCCGACTTCGACCCCGCCGAGACGATCACGGTGACCCCGATGCGGACCTTCCCGGTGATCCGCGACCTCGTCACCGACGTCTCGTTCAACTACGAGAAGGCCCGCGAGCTGCCGTCGTTCGCCCCGCCGCCGCGCGACGCCGACGGCCGGCGCCGGATGGCGCAGGTCGACGTCGAGCGCGGCCAGGAGTTCCGCAAGTGCATCGAGTGCTTCCTGTGCCAGGACGTCTGCCACGTCGTCCGCGACCACGACGACAACAAGCCGGCCTTCGCCGGGCCGCGGTTCTTCCTGCGCTACGCCGAGCTCGACATGCACCCCCTCGACACCCACGACCGCCGCGAGCTCGCCCAGGGCGCCGCCGGCCTCGGGATGTGCAACATCACCAAGTGCTGCACCGAGGTCTGCCCCGAGGGCATCAAGATCACCGACAACGCGATCATCCCGCTGAAGGAGCGCGTCGTGGACCGCAAGTTCGACCCCCTGGTCTGGCTCGGCGCCAAGATCGGCCTCCGCGCCAAGGACGACGACGGCCGCACCGAGGTCTGACCGCCGGCGCCGACCCGGCCGGAGATCCGGGGCGCGGGTACGGGGGTGGCGGCAGCCGAACGGTCGTACGGCAAACATCACAGTGGGTGGCCGTCGTCACGTCGGGTGCCTAGGGTGCCGAGCATGACCATCGAGGGGACCGCCGTCGAGGGCGGCCTGGACGAGCCGACCGAGCTGGAGCCGGAGCAGGGCTCGCTCGAGCTGGCCCAGGCCGAGGACCGGCACACCCGCGCCGACTGGGAGCGCGAGACCGCCAAGGTGCTCCGCAAGGCGCGCCGGATGACCGACGAGGACGACGACGCGCTGGTCTGGGAGAAGCTGACCCGCACCACGCTCGACGGGATCCCGGTCGCGCCGCTGGGCACGCCCGAGCTGCTCGAGGACCTGCAGACCGCGGGCCGCCCGACCCGGGCGGGTGACTGGGACGTCCGCTCCCACGTCGCCGCCGGCCCCGCGCGGGCGGCCAACGAGGAGATCCTCGGCGACCTCGAGGGGGGCGTGACGTCGACCTGGCTCGAGGCGGGCCCGGACACCGACTTCGAGACGCTGCTGGACGGCGTCCTGCTCGACCTCGCCCCCGTCGTCCTCCAGCCCCCGGCGGACGACGCCGCGGCGACCGCCCGCGCGTTCCTGGCCCGCGTCGGCGACGTCGCGCTGCACCCCGGCACCAACCTCGGCGCGCCCGCCTTCGACGCCGACGTCGCCGCGGCCGCGCGCGCGGCCGGCGTGCTGGGCTTCGTGCTGGACGCCACGGTGGTCCACGACCGGGGCGCCTCCGACGCCCAGGAGGTCGGCGCGGCGATGGCGGCCGCGGCGGGCTACCTGCGCGCCGCCACCGACGCCGGCCTCACCGTCGCCGAGGCCGCCGCCCTGGTCGAGTTCCGCCTGGCCGTCACCGACGACCAGTTCGCCGGCATCGCCAAGCTGCGGGCCGCGCGGCGGCTGTGGGCGCGGCTCCAGGAGCACTGCGACGCCGAGCCGGTCCCGATGCGGCTGCACGCCGTCACCAGCCGGCCGATGATGACGCGCTACGACCCCTGGGTGAACATGCTCCGCACCACCGTCGCCGCGTTCGCCGCGGGCGTGGGCGGCGCGGACGCCGTCACGGTGCTGCCGTTCGACTCCGCGCTGGGTCGCCCCGACGCCCTCGGACGCCGCAACGCCCGCAACACCTCCGCGCTGCTGATCTCCGAGGCGCACGTCGCTCGCGTGGCCGACCCCGCCGGCGGGTCCTACGCCGTCGAGAGGCTCACCGACGACCTCGCGGTCGCCGCCTGGGCCGTCCTCGGGCGGCTCGACGACGGCGCCGACCTCACCGAGGAGATCGCCGCCGTCGCCCGCGAGCGCGAGGAGCAGGTCGCCACCCGCCGGCGTCCGCTGACCGGCGTCACCGAGTTCCCGAACCTCGCCGAGACGCTGCCCGAGCGGTCCGGCGACGGGCTCGCGGCGGCCGGCGTCCGGTCCTACGCGGCCAGCTTCGAGGCCCTGCGGGACGACCCGCCCGCCGAGCACGTCTTCCTCGCCACCCTCGGGCCCGTGTCCGCGCACACCGCGCGGGCGACGTTCGCGGCCAACCTCCTCGCGGCCGGGGGTGTCGCCACCGACCCCGCCGGCGCGACCGACGGCGTCGAGGCCCTGCTCGCGGCCTACGCCGGCCAGCGCGTCGTCTGCCTCGCCGGCACCGACGCCGCCTACGCCGAGTGGGGCGCGGCCGCGGCCGCCGCCCTCCGCGAGGCCGGCGCGACCCGCGTCGTGGTCGCGGGCCGGCCCGCCGACCACGCCGACGACTCCTGCGCGACGGGCGTCGACGCCCTCGCCTTCCTCAGCCGCACGCGAGAGGCCCTGTCATGAGCGTTCCGAGCAGCTTCGCCGGCCTGCCGCTGGGCGGCGGCGCCCCGTCGGGCGCGACGGCCGGCACGGGTGGCGGCGAGGCGTGGGCCAGCCCGGAGGGCATCGACGTGCTGCCTGTCTACGGCCCCGAGCACCTCGCCGGCCTCGACGCCCTCGACACCTGGCCCGGCCTGAGCCCGTTCCTGCGCGGGCCCTACCCGACGATGTACACGACCCAGCCGTGGACCGTGCGCCAGTACGCCGGCTTCTCGACCGCCGAGGCCTCCAACGCCTTCTACCGGCGCAACCTCGCCGCCGGCCAGAAGGGCCTCAGCGTCGCCTTCGACCTCGCCACCCACCGCGGCTACGACTCCGACCACCCGCGGGTGCGCGGCGACGTCGGGATGGCCGGCGTCGCGATCGACTCGATCTACGACACCCGCACGCTCTTCGACGGGATCCCGCTCGACGAGATGTCGGTGTCGATGACGATGAACGGCGCCGTGCTGCCGGTGCTCGCGCTCTACATCGCCGCGGCCGAGGAGCAGGGGGTGCAGCCGGAGCAGCTCGCGGGGACGATCCAGAACGACATCCTCAAGGAGTTCATGGTCCGCAACACCTACATCTACCCGCCGGCGCCGTCGATGCGGATCATCTCCGACATCTTCAGCTACACCTCGGCGCGGATGCCGCGGTTCAACTCGATCTCGATCTCGGGCTACCACATCCAGGAGGCGGGGGCGACCAACGACCTCGAGCTCGCCTACACCCTCGCCGACGGCGTCGAGTACATCCGCGCCGGCCTCGGGACCGGCATGACGATCGACCAGTTCGCCCCGCGGCTGAGCTTCTTCTGGGCGATCGGGATGAACTTCTTCATGGAGGTCGCCAAGATGCGCGCGGCTCGCGCGCTGTGGAGCCGGCTGGTGCGGGAGTTCGAGCCGCAGAACCCCAAGTCGCTGTCGCTGCGCACGCACAGCCAGACGTCGGGCTGGAGCCTGACCGCGCAGGACGTCTTCAACAACGTCCAGCGCACCTGCATCGAGGCGATGGCCTCCACCCAGGGTCACACCCAGAGCCTGCACACCAACGCCCTCGACGAGGCCATCGCGCTGCCCACCGACTTCAGCGCCCGGATCGCCCGCAACACCCAGCTGCTGCTGCAGCAGGAGAGCGGCACGACCGGCACGATCGACCCGTGGGCCGGCTCCTACTACGTCGAGCGGCTCACCCACGACCTCGCCGAGCGCGCCTGGGGCCACATCCAGGAGGCCGAGCGCGCCGGCGGGATGGCCAGGGCGATCGAGCAGGGCATCCCGAAGATGCGCATCGAGGAGGCCGCGGCCCGTACCCAGGCACGCATCGACTCCGGCGCGCAGAAGGTCATCGGCGTCAACACCTACCGGCTGGCGGCCGAGGACAGCCTCGACGTGCTCAAGGTCGACAACGACGACGTCTACCGCCAGCAGCTGGCCAAGCTGGAGCGGCTGCGCGCCGAGCGCGACGACGACGCCGTCGCCTCGGCCCTCGAGGCGCTGACGAACTCGGCGGACCGCGGCGCCGCGAGGGGGAGCCTCGACGGCAACCTGCTCGCCCTGGCCGTCGACGCCGCGCGCGCCAAGGCCACGGTCGGGGAGATCTCCGACGCGCTGGAGAAGGTCTACGGCCGGCACCAGGCGGTGATCCGTACGATCTCGGGCGTGTACCGCGACACCGCAGGCGAGGGCGACGGCACCCTGCTGCGGCAGGTGCTCGACGCCACCGAGGCCTTCGACGAGGCCGAGGGACGGCGTCCGCGCATCCTGGTCGCGAAGATGGGCCAGGACGGCCACGACCGCGGCCAGAAGGTGATCGTGTCGGCCTTCGCCGACATGGGCTTCGACGTCGACGTCGGCCCGCTGTTCTCCACGCCGGAGGAGGTCGCGCAGCAGGCCGTGGACGCCGACGTCCACATCGTGGGGGTCAGCTCGCTGGCCGCGGGCCACCTCGCGCTGCTGCCCGCCCTCAAGCAGGCGCTCGCCGAGCAGGGGCGGCCCGACATCATGACGGTCATCGGCGGCGTGATCCCGCCCGACGACGTCCCGACGCTGCGGGAGATGGGTGCGGCCGCGGTCTTCCTGCCCGGCACCGTCATCGCCGAGTCGGCGCTCGACCTGCTCGCGAGGCTGCGCGAGCAGCTCGGGCACTGATGGTGGGCGCGAGGTCTCGACCCGCGGTGACGGCGTCCCCACGGCTCGACCACCGGAGCCGTCCGTCGGTCGAGCCGGGCGAGCGCCAACGAGCCCGGGTCGAGACCCTCCCCGTCGACGAGCGGGCCGGCGATGCCTGACGTCGAGGCCCTGGTCGCCGGGATCCGCGAGGGCCGGCGCGCGGCGGTCGCGCAGGCGATCACGCTCGTGGAGTCGGCGCTGCCGGCCAAGCGGGCCGCGGCGCGCGAGCTGCTCACGCTGCTGACCACCGACGCCGGCGCCGGCGTCGGCTCGCCCGCGGTCCGGGTCGGCATCAGCGGCGTCCCGGGCGTGGGGAAGTCGACCTTCATCGAGGCGCTCGGCTCGCGGCTGACCGCGGCCGGGCACCGCGTCGGCGTCCTGGCCGTCGACCCGAGCAGCGTGCGCACCGGCGGCTCGGTGCTCGGCGACAAGACGCGGATGGCGCGGCTCTCGGCCGACCCGCACGCCTACATCCGCCCGAGCCCGAGCGCGGGCACGCTCGGCGGCGTGGCGCGGGCGACGGTGCAGGCGATGACGGTGCTCGAGGCCGCGACCTACGACGTGGTGCTGGTCGAGACCGTCGGCGTCGGGCAGTCCGAGGTCACCGTCGCCGGGATGGTCGACACGTTCCTGTTCCTCACCCTGGCCCGCACCGGCGACCAGCTGCAGGGCATCAAGAAGGGCATCCTCGAGATCGTCGACGTCGTCGCGGTCAACAAGGCCGACGGCGAGCACGAGCAGGAGGCGCGGGTGGCCGCGCGCGAGCTGGCCGGCGCGCTGCGGCTGGTGCGCGGGCACGGGGAGTGGGCGCCGCCGGTGGTCACCTGCTCGGCCCTGCACGACGTCGGCGTCGACGACCTCTGGCAGCGTGTCCTCGGGCACCGCGACCACCTCGGCGTCGAGGGCCTCGCCGCCAAGCGCGCCCAGCAGCAGCTCGCCTTCACCTGGGCGCTGGTGCGCGACGAGCTCGACCAGCGGCTGCGGCACTCACCCGGCGTCCGGGCGATCCGCGACGACGTCCGCGCCGAGGTCCTGGCCGGCGACCTGCCGGCCACGGTCGCGGCGGACCGGCTGCTGGCCGCCTACGACGGCTGAGCCGTCCCCAAAGCCGGGGTAAAGGTGCATCGATCCTGCCCGGCGGCGCCGGGGGCGAGCAGCATCGGTGGTCGTCCTGCCCGACCCCACGAGAGGCGCACTTCATGCCCACCACCACCGCGACCCGTGCAGCGGTCGCCGGCCTGGCCGTCGCCCTGGCCGCCCCGTTCCTCACCTCGGCGCTCGCGACGTCCTCCGCCGCCGACGACACCGCGGGGTCCCCGGCCCCGCCCCGCGCCGTCACCCTCGTCCCCGGGCTGGTCAGCCCGCTGAGCGTCGCGGTCGGCGGCCGGCAGACCCGCTGGTTCAGCCAGAACTTCACCGGCACGCTGATGCGCCAGCGCGGCGACCGGCCGGCCCGGCCGGTCTACCAGGCCGAGCGCGGCGTCGAGGTCGGCGCCGTCTCGGTGCACCGCGGCACCGTCGTCTTCGCCACCACCCTGCGGCGTCAGACCCACCTGATGAGGCTGGGTCGTGGGGGTGCGGCGAGCGAGCTGGCCGACCTCGGCGCCCACGAGCGGCGCACCAACCCCGACGGTGGCGTCCGCTACGGGTTCCGCCGGCTCGGGGCCGACTGCGCCTCGCAGCTGCCCGAGCGGTTCCCGGCCCGCTACCGCGGCATCGTCGAGTCGCACCCCTACGCGACGACCACCGCCGGCGGCCGCACCTGGGTCGCCGACGCCGCCGCCAACGCGATCCTCGAGGTCGACCGGCGCGGCCGGGTCAGCACGACCGCCGTGTTGCCGCCCGTGCCGGTCAGGATCACCCGCGCGGCCGCGGAGGCCAACGGGATGCCGGCCTGCACCGTCGGCCACGTCTACGTCTTCGAGGGCGTGCCCACCGACGTCGAGGTCGGACCGCGGGGCCAGCTCTACGTCTCGGCGCTGCCCGGCGGCCCCGAGGACGGCAGCACCGGCGCCCAGGGCCGGGTGTTCCGGGTCGACCCGGCCTCCGGCGAGGTCACCCTCGTCGCCAAGGGACTGGTCAGCGCGACCGGCCTCGCGGTGACGCCGCGGGGCGCGGTGTACGTCGCCGAGCTGTTCGGCTCGAGGATCTCCCGGATCGCCCCCGGCGCGCGGCGGGCGCGACCGTTCCTGCCGATCGGGATGCCCGGCGACGTCGAGCTCCACCGCGGTCGCCTGTTCGCGACCGCCGACGTGCTGGCCGAGGGACGGCTGGTCGCGATCCGGCGCTGAGTCCCGACGTTCGCCCGAGGGGGTGGTGGTGTCGCTCGACCCGGTCCGGGCCGAGGGGCGCCACCGCCGGGGGATAGGTTGGACCGGATGCCCGACCACCTCTCCTCGCTCATCGCCGACGTCGTCACCAAGTACGCCGGCGAGCTCGTCGACCTGCGCCGAGACCTCCACGCCCACCCCGAGCTCTCGTGGGCGGAGTCCCGGACGACCGACCTGGTCGCGCAGCGCGTCGAGGCCGCGGGCTGGCGGGTCACGCTGCCGTCGCCGACCGGCGTGGTCGCCGACATCGGCCCCGCCGAGGGAGGCCCGGCCATCGCGCTGCGGGCCGACATCGACGCCCTGCCCGTCCAGGACGTCTCCGACGTGCCCTGGCAGAGCACCGTGCCGGGCGTCGCGCACGCCTGCGGCCACGACGTCCACACCACCAGCCTCGTCGGGGCCGCGCTCGCCCTCGGGGAGCTCCACGAGCGCGGTGAGCTGCCCGGCCGGGTGCGGCTGCTCTTCCAGCCGGCCGAGGAGGTGATGCCGGGCGGTGCCCGCCAGCTCGTCGCCGACGGCCACCTCGAGGGGATCGACCGGATCTTCGCCCTGCACTGCGACCCGAACGTCGACGTCGGCCGGGTCGGCCTGCGCTCCGGCGCGCTGACCAGCGCCGCCGACAAGATCGAGGTCCACCTCGAGGGCACCGGCGGACACACGTCGCGGCCCCACCTCACCGGCGACCTCACCTTCGCCCTGGCCAAGGTGACCAGCGAGCTCCCCGCCGTCCTGAGCCGCCGGATGGACCCGCGTGCCGGGGTCAGCGTGGTGTGGGGCGTCGTCCGGGCCGGCTCGGCGCCCAACGTCATCCCCGACCGCGGGCTGGTCGCCGGCACCGTGCGGATCCTCGACGCCGTGGCCTGGTCCGAGTGCGAGGCGATCATCCGCGAGGCCATCCACGACATCGTGCGCCCCTACGGCGTCACCGCCACGGTCAACTACCTCCAGGGCGTGCCGCCGGTGGTCAACGACGCCGGCTCCAACGCGATCCTGGCCGCCGCCGTCCGCGAGGCGCTCGGCACCGCCGGCCAGACCGCGGTGCCGCAGAGCCTGGGCGGCGAGGACTTCGGCTGGTACCTCGAGCACGTCCCGGGCGCCATGTTCCGCCTCGGCACCCGCACCCCCGGCGGGGCGACCTACGACCTGCACCAGGGCAACCTGCAGGTCGACGAGCGCGCCATCGGCATCGGCGCGCGGGTGCTGGCCGGGGCGGCGCTCGGCTCGATCGTCTCGCCCGGCCTGGGCTCGGGCTCGGCCTAGACGTGCCGGACGCCCCGTCCTCGCGGGGAGGACGGGGCGTCGCGGGCGGTGCTGCGGGCGCTAGGCCTTGCGGTAGGGCAGCCCCACCGCGGCCGGCCCCCGCGAGCGGCCCACCAGGCCGGCGACGGCGAAGACCGTCACGACGTAGGGGAGCATCAGCATGAACTGGCTCGGCACCGGCGAGCCGATGACCGACAGCACGCCCTGCAGGTTGGAGGCGAAGCCGAACAGCAGGGCGGCCAGGGTGGCCCGGATCGGGTCCCACTTGCCGAAGATGACCGCGGCGAGCGCGATGTAGCCCGCGCCGCCGGTCATCTCCCGGTTGAAGCCCTGCACCGAGACGAGGGT
It encodes the following:
- a CDS encoding ScyD/ScyE family protein, whose translation is MPTTTATRAAVAGLAVALAAPFLTSALATSSAADDTAGSPAPPRAVTLVPGLVSPLSVAVGGRQTRWFSQNFTGTLMRQRGDRPARPVYQAERGVEVGAVSVHRGTVVFATTLRRQTHLMRLGRGGAASELADLGAHERRTNPDGGVRYGFRRLGADCASQLPERFPARYRGIVESHPYATTTAGGRTWVADAAANAILEVDRRGRVSTTAVLPPVPVRITRAAAEANGMPACTVGHVYVFEGVPTDVEVGPRGQLYVSALPGGPEDGSTGAQGRVFRVDPASGEVTLVAKGLVSATGLAVTPRGAVYVAELFGSRISRIAPGARRARPFLPIGMPGDVELHRGRLFATADVLAEGRLVAIRR
- a CDS encoding amidohydrolase; protein product: MPDHLSSLIADVVTKYAGELVDLRRDLHAHPELSWAESRTTDLVAQRVEAAGWRVTLPSPTGVVADIGPAEGGPAIALRADIDALPVQDVSDVPWQSTVPGVAHACGHDVHTTSLVGAALALGELHERGELPGRVRLLFQPAEEVMPGGARQLVADGHLEGIDRIFALHCDPNVDVGRVGLRSGALTSAADKIEVHLEGTGGHTSRPHLTGDLTFALAKVTSELPAVLSRRMDPRAGVSVVWGVVRAGSAPNVIPDRGLVAGTVRILDAVAWSECEAIIREAIHDIVRPYGVTATVNYLQGVPPVVNDAGSNAILAAAVREALGTAGQTAVPQSLGGEDFGWYLEHVPGAMFRLGTRTPGGATYDLHQGNLQVDERAIGIGARVLAGAALGSIVSPGLGSGSA